A portion of the Hemiscyllium ocellatum isolate sHemOce1 chromosome 42, sHemOce1.pat.X.cur, whole genome shotgun sequence genome contains these proteins:
- the LOC132834798 gene encoding pro-neuregulin-4, membrane-bound isoform-like isoform X2, with translation MATPAHGQLCPNIYNSYCLNGGTCYILRMSYPFCWCDDSFQGSRCEEFLLPSHQLHRAISPSLIVVIVVALIIVFAITLGIAHFYCSDETSARKTECAEEARQVWQYSWREKQS, from the exons CACATGGTCAGCTCTGCCCAAACATCTACAATTCCTACTGTCTTAATGGAGGCACCTGCTACATTCTAAGAATGTCCTATCCATTCTGCTG GTGCGATGATAGCTTCCAAGGAAGCCGATGTGAAGAGTTCTTGCTACCGAGCCATCAATTACATAGGGCTATAAGTCCATCACTGATCGTTGTTATTGTGGTGGCTTTGATTATTGTGTTCGCCATAACACTTGGTATAGCACACTTCTACTGCAG tgatgaaacatctgcaagaaaaacagaatgtgctgaagaagctcggcaggtctggcagtattcctggagagagaaacagagttaa
- the LOC132834798 gene encoding pro-neuregulin-4, membrane-bound isoform-like isoform X1, with protein sequence MATPAHGQLCPNIYNSYCLNGGTCYILRMSYPFCWCDDSFQGSRCEEFLLPSHQLHRAISPSLIVVIVVALIIVFAITLGIAHFYCRKRRQNRNIQRNSSLHYTVTAHRAIDIREILSVRSSIKKQDVDSRPN encoded by the exons CACATGGTCAGCTCTGCCCAAACATCTACAATTCCTACTGTCTTAATGGAGGCACCTGCTACATTCTAAGAATGTCCTATCCATTCTGCTG GTGCGATGATAGCTTCCAAGGAAGCCGATGTGAAGAGTTCTTGCTACCGAGCCATCAATTACATAGGGCTATAAGTCCATCACTGATCGTTGTTATTGTGGTGGCTTTGATTATTGTGTTCGCCATAACACTTGGTATAGCACACTTCTACTGCAG GAAACGGAGACAAAACAGAAATATCCAGAGGAACAGCAGCCTGCACTACACAGTGACAGCACATAGAGCAATTGACATCAGGGAGATACTGTCGGTCAGATCCAGCATCAAAAAACAAGATGTAGACTCTAGACCCAATTAG